One genomic region from Dehalobacter restrictus DSM 9455 encodes:
- a CDS encoding flagellar motor protein MotB, producing MRRHKTQDGHPPGQERWLVTYSDLITLLMIFFIVMYSMSQVDANKFRAMAQSLSITLGGAAPSAVNLSETQAGDSFIESGSTESSTSTGQDDQQGVEQETTPSEGTGQGDTDYQESLTIEGIKAKLDQFAKENGIENKLVSSIEERGLVISIQDTLLFNSGSAEISTNSRAILKKISTVLSASPNYIKVEGHTCNLPIHTAEFRSNWELSVLRATNVVHILVDDGEIDPLRLSAAGYGEYRPIADNSTEQGRITNRRVDLIILRSKYDLLEPGSSSSNTTTGADSNGNSSN from the coding sequence GGCTTGTCACCTACTCGGACCTCATTACGCTATTAATGATTTTTTTTATTGTGATGTATTCAATGAGTCAGGTTGACGCCAACAAATTCAGGGCAATGGCCCAATCCCTGAGCATAACGCTTGGCGGTGCGGCACCTTCTGCGGTTAACCTGTCGGAAACACAGGCCGGGGATTCTTTCATTGAAAGCGGGAGTACTGAAAGTTCAACTTCGACAGGCCAGGACGACCAGCAAGGAGTAGAGCAGGAGACCACCCCTTCAGAAGGAACTGGTCAAGGAGATACGGATTATCAGGAAAGCCTTACAATAGAGGGGATCAAAGCCAAATTGGACCAGTTTGCGAAAGAAAATGGAATTGAAAATAAACTCGTATCATCCATTGAGGAACGAGGCCTGGTCATCAGTATTCAGGACACCTTGCTGTTTAACAGCGGCTCGGCAGAAATATCAACGAATTCGCGGGCCATCCTGAAAAAAATCAGCACGGTCCTGTCCGCCTCACCGAATTATATAAAAGTGGAAGGACACACCTGCAACCTGCCAATCCATACCGCAGAATTTCGAAGCAATTGGGAACTGTCCGTACTCAGGGCGACCAATGTCGTCCATATTCTTGTCGATGACGGTGAGATCGATCCCCTTCGGCTGTCAGCAGCAGGGTACGGTGAATACCGCCCGATTGCCGATAACAGCACAGAACAGGGAAGAATCACCAACCGCAGAGTCGACCTGATTATCCTGCGTTCCAAGTATGATCTGCTCGAACCGGGCAGCAGCAGTAGCAATACGACCACAGGTGCCGACAGCAACGGAAACAGCAGCAACTAG
- a CDS encoding M28 family metallopeptidase, translating into MKSRRTFLKIAAGMAAFVIPWTVLPGAWGQKLGSLLGIPSSSIEFASGEGTVWVPSTKAISRKAIEDVQYLSHANLEGRRAGTAGETKALVYLEEQFKALLLESFSADNYWQLFSIPSMKEKMIDGRALFRPDETDTLRVPAANILAGITGNNPEQTLILSAHFDHLGIYNGEVYPGANDNASGVGCILQVMRQLVKEAQDGFAPKINIAVAFWSAEEMGFLGSKYFVQNPLIPLSEIIAVINADTVANGAVGEYILWSASESSQTLIETMKEAGRVNGAVLEHVSGGSHHSDEISFTGTGIPAVTILGKEWLVNNHTTEDKISAVNEEKLEMTCNIIYRAIKSLAY; encoded by the coding sequence ATGAAATCACGCCGGACTTTTCTAAAAATTGCAGCCGGAATGGCGGCATTTGTTATCCCCTGGACGGTCCTGCCTGGGGCCTGGGGGCAGAAACTCGGAAGCCTTCTGGGAATTCCGTCTTCCAGTATTGAATTTGCTTCAGGCGAAGGTACTGTTTGGGTGCCTTCAACCAAAGCGATTTCCAGAAAAGCCATCGAAGATGTCCAGTACTTGTCTCATGCCAATCTCGAAGGCCGCCGGGCGGGAACTGCGGGAGAGACCAAAGCGCTTGTTTACCTGGAAGAACAATTCAAGGCCTTGCTGCTGGAGTCTTTTAGCGCGGACAACTACTGGCAGCTCTTTTCAATTCCTTCGATGAAAGAAAAGATGATTGACGGCAGAGCGCTCTTTCGACCGGATGAAACGGACACACTTCGGGTCCCAGCGGCTAATATCTTAGCTGGTATTACCGGGAATAACCCGGAACAGACACTTATCCTCTCTGCCCATTTTGACCATCTCGGTATTTATAACGGGGAAGTCTATCCGGGTGCGAATGACAATGCTTCTGGTGTAGGCTGCATTCTTCAAGTCATGCGTCAACTGGTGAAGGAAGCACAGGACGGTTTTGCGCCTAAAATCAATATTGCAGTGGCTTTTTGGAGTGCTGAGGAAATGGGCTTTCTGGGCTCCAAATATTTTGTACAGAACCCTTTGATCCCGCTCTCCGAAATCATAGCTGTGATTAACGCTGATACAGTTGCCAATGGGGCCGTGGGCGAGTATATTCTCTGGTCAGCCAGTGAAAGCTCTCAGACTTTGATTGAGACCATGAAAGAAGCCGGTAGAGTAAATGGGGCGGTCCTTGAGCACGTTTCTGGCGGTAGCCATCACAGCGATGAAATATCCTTTACAGGCACCGGCATTCCTGCGGTAACCATTCTGGGCAAGGAGTGGCTGGTGAACAATCATACGACGGAAGACAAAATATCCGCAGTCAACGAAGAGAAACTGGAAATGACGTGCAATATTATCTATAGAGCCATCAAAAGCCTGGCTTACTAA
- a CDS encoding YaaR family protein, which translates to MSLKINSSTQKNNFGIDLHQTSEKKESSFSNILSHSRQLQSQEMQLFLERLEKQGQKLSENRSLENLTEFKTMVKSFLQSTFGKSRNMQEETFWDYRGQPKVMARVTKINKALEELGEQVLSSQSEPLKILEKIHEIKGLIIDLFT; encoded by the coding sequence ATGTCACTAAAAATCAACAGTTCCACCCAAAAAAATAACTTTGGGATTGACCTTCATCAAACTTCAGAAAAAAAGGAAAGCAGCTTCAGCAATATTTTATCACATTCCCGTCAACTTCAAAGCCAGGAAATGCAACTTTTTCTGGAACGCCTTGAAAAGCAGGGGCAAAAGCTCTCCGAGAACAGATCGTTGGAAAATCTGACGGAATTTAAAACCATGGTCAAAAGTTTTCTTCAGTCAACCTTTGGAAAAAGCAGAAATATGCAGGAGGAAACCTTTTGGGATTACCGAGGTCAGCCGAAAGTCATGGCCAGGGTAACGAAGATCAACAAGGCACTGGAAGAATTGGGTGAACAAGTACTCTCTTCTCAGTCTGAACCTTTAAAAATCCTGGAAAAAATCCATGAGATTAAAGGACTTATTATCGATCTATTCACCTGA
- a CDS encoding CheR family methyltransferase, with protein sequence MMNSTGMITDYPRFVKSFQNVSGLDLNYYKENQMKRRILNFMSTRGYQEDYTDFLKDLSLKPDLYDAFFKHLTINVTQFFRDVKQWDVFREKIIPDLLKTRSSLKIWSAGCSAGQEACTMAIVMAEYFPGINFSILGTDIDINVLKQAQSGIYDERDFASTPPHLLDKYFNKSEKKFQIKNTLTRNLTFKAQNLLTDKFDRGFDLIACRNVVIYFTDEAKDVLYKKFADSLNPKGILFTGCTEHLFGQSQHGLKSVSSFFYQKL encoded by the coding sequence ATGATGAACAGCACTGGCATGATTACGGATTATCCTAGATTCGTTAAATCCTTCCAAAATGTCAGCGGTCTTGACTTGAACTATTATAAAGAAAACCAGATGAAAAGGCGAATCCTGAACTTCATGAGCACCAGGGGGTACCAGGAAGATTATACGGACTTCCTGAAAGATCTCAGTCTTAAACCTGACCTCTACGATGCGTTTTTTAAACATCTAACCATCAATGTCACGCAGTTTTTCCGCGATGTCAAGCAATGGGATGTCTTTAGGGAAAAAATTATCCCCGACCTGTTAAAGACCAGATCTTCCTTAAAAATATGGAGCGCGGGCTGCTCAGCAGGCCAGGAAGCGTGCACCATGGCGATCGTCATGGCAGAATATTTTCCTGGAATAAACTTCAGTATCCTAGGAACAGATATTGACATCAACGTCTTAAAACAGGCCCAGTCGGGTATTTATGACGAGCGTGATTTTGCCAGCACTCCCCCCCATCTTCTCGATAAGTACTTCAACAAGTCTGAAAAGAAGTTCCAAATCAAAAACACGCTGACCAGGAATCTGACTTTCAAGGCGCAGAACCTGCTTACCGACAAGTTTGACCGAGGCTTTGATCTGATTGCCTGCCGCAATGTCGTCATCTATTTTACCGATGAAGCGAAGGATGTGCTGTACAAAAAATTTGCAGACTCGTTGAACCCGAAAGGGATACTTTTCACAGGCTGTACAGAGCATTTATTCGGCCAAAGCCAGCACGGCCTTAAATCCGTTTCCTCGTTCTTTTATCAGAAATTATAA
- the rfbB gene encoding dTDP-glucose 4,6-dehydratase, which produces MRVLMVTGGAGFIGSNFIKYILQRNQDVIVINFDKLTYAGKVENLQDLAAHPRYYFTQGDISTAKEVKRILQECDPDDVINFAAESHVDRSITDPLVFGRSNLMGTLTLLHCFKEHWEKNGFTGKRFIQVSTDEVYGSLDNEAEQFSEHSMIRPNSPYSASKAAADLMARSFARTYGFPVIVTRCCNNYGPNQDKEKFIPHSIIQVLQNMPLTVYGDGSHKREWIHVLDHCAALAEILSDGEPGEVYNIGSGEETSNLEMARTILNMLGKPVDALVQVADRAGHDWRYALDSTKLKTKLGWQCRYHLNEGIGDTIQWYRDNRAWWDKSDSKNPLG; this is translated from the coding sequence ATGAGAGTTCTTATGGTTACCGGTGGCGCAGGCTTTATCGGAAGCAATTTTATTAAATATATTTTGCAGCGCAATCAGGATGTTATCGTCATTAATTTTGATAAACTGACTTACGCAGGAAAGGTGGAAAATCTTCAAGACCTGGCAGCTCATCCAAGGTATTATTTTACGCAAGGGGATATCAGTACTGCGAAAGAAGTTAAACGCATTCTTCAGGAATGTGACCCCGATGATGTGATTAATTTTGCTGCCGAATCGCATGTGGACAGAAGTATTACCGATCCTCTGGTTTTCGGCCGAAGCAATTTGATGGGGACTTTAACGCTGCTTCATTGTTTCAAGGAACATTGGGAGAAGAACGGCTTTACGGGAAAACGCTTTATTCAGGTTTCCACCGATGAAGTATACGGAAGTCTTGATAATGAGGCAGAACAGTTTTCGGAGCATTCCATGATTCGTCCAAACAGCCCATATTCGGCTTCCAAAGCAGCTGCTGATTTAATGGCCAGGTCTTTTGCCAGAACTTACGGTTTTCCGGTGATCGTGACCCGGTGCTGCAATAACTACGGACCCAATCAGGATAAAGAAAAATTTATTCCGCATAGTATTATTCAGGTTTTACAGAATATGCCGCTGACTGTCTATGGGGATGGGTCGCATAAACGTGAATGGATCCACGTACTGGACCATTGTGCGGCGCTTGCGGAGATACTTTCGGACGGGGAACCAGGAGAGGTGTATAATATTGGGAGCGGGGAGGAAACATCGAACCTAGAGATGGCCCGGACCATACTGAACATGCTGGGTAAACCGGTGGATGCACTGGTTCAGGTTGCCGACAGGGCCGGACACGACTGGAGATACGCGCTGGATAGCACGAAGCTGAAAACAAAGCTGGGTTGGCAATGCAGGTATCATCTTAACGAGGGAATTGGGGATACGATTCAATGGTATCGGGACAACCGAGCCTGGTGGGATAAATCTGACAGCAAAAACCCGCTGGGATGA
- a CDS encoding glucose-1-phosphate thymidylyltransferase has translation MKALILSGGTGTRLRPLTYSKAKQLLPLVNKPVLIYLIEKIARAGIHDIGIIVGDTQEQVKKTVGSGETWGTAITYIHQHKSLGLAHAVRTAADFLGRDDFVMILGDNIFNMELDSFIQNFYQQKANTSVLLHTVSNPSQFGVAVVKDGFVTALYEKPEKYISNLIITGVYAFDHSIFAAIDKIKPSRRGELEITDAIQNQLENGARVTCDLVRGWWKDTGKLDDILEANRLMFDAALAQKIQMGNNVTIRNSIIQGPVHLDDDAIITDSFIGPYTTVGRRTRITECEIENCIILEDTQLANVSKKISGSLIGNQVSIQGSPENSSSASTFFLGDHCQIDL, from the coding sequence TTGAAAGCTCTGATTTTAAGCGGAGGAACCGGAACAAGGCTCAGACCGCTGACCTATTCCAAGGCGAAACAGCTTCTTCCCTTGGTCAACAAACCAGTTCTGATCTATCTTATTGAAAAGATAGCCAGGGCAGGTATCCATGATATTGGAATTATCGTTGGGGATACGCAGGAACAAGTAAAAAAAACGGTCGGCAGCGGAGAAACGTGGGGCACGGCAATCACCTATATTCATCAGCATAAATCCCTGGGGCTTGCCCATGCTGTTCGGACTGCGGCCGACTTTCTTGGCCGCGATGATTTTGTGATGATCCTTGGAGACAACATCTTCAATATGGAGCTGGATAGCTTCATTCAAAATTTCTACCAGCAAAAGGCCAACACCAGCGTATTGCTTCATACGGTCAGCAATCCTTCCCAATTCGGGGTTGCGGTGGTGAAAGACGGATTTGTAACAGCGCTTTACGAAAAGCCTGAGAAGTATATCAGCAACTTGATCATCACAGGGGTCTATGCCTTTGACCACAGCATTTTTGCAGCGATTGACAAAATCAAACCGTCCCGTCGGGGAGAACTTGAGATTACCGATGCAATCCAAAATCAATTGGAAAACGGGGCCAGGGTCACTTGCGATCTGGTCCGGGGATGGTGGAAGGATACCGGAAAATTAGACGACATTCTTGAAGCAAATCGCTTGATGTTTGATGCAGCGCTGGCCCAAAAAATCCAAATGGGAAACAATGTGACCATTCGGAACAGTATTATTCAGGGGCCAGTTCATCTGGACGATGATGCTATCATTACGGACAGCTTTATCGGACCGTATACGACAGTGGGCAGGAGAACCCGGATTACAGAATGTGAGATCGAAAATTGTATTATCCTAGAGGATACGCAACTTGCCAATGTCTCCAAGAAAATCAGCGGAAGCTTAATCGGAAACCAGGTTTCCATTCAAGGCAGCCCCGAAAACAGCTCTTCAGCCAGTACTTTTTTTCTTGGGGACCACTGTCAGATCGATCTCTAG
- a CDS encoding glycosyltransferase family A protein, with protein MVAPLLSYVTFNRLGQTIRSLSSVLETPENFELAIVDNNSTDGTWKYIQSLKDRRIKFKTRLPVNLGQVYASNLNLSKRRDDQYFIAVDQDVVIESKNWLTYILRVFKNTPNIGLLSIHAGFPPRNMPPTTPVIKNDLVYLELTKNRSDYSQDYMPGSILALSPDLISKIGFWSEENNFGSRELFLRANHFTAFKTGILMNVNISIPQQIVCGKCPGQSFCRLSKNGETKTGETCFTIYEKLNQNKLFREQYHWKFDETVKDLQSGARSPYCTSLFSCNSTAEETYNLDWATENFQFYASKAN; from the coding sequence ATGGTAGCGCCACTCCTAAGTTATGTAACCTTTAACCGCCTGGGCCAGACAATCAGGAGCCTTTCAAGTGTCCTTGAAACGCCGGAAAACTTTGAATTAGCAATCGTTGATAATAATTCCACAGATGGTACCTGGAAATATATCCAAAGTCTGAAGGACAGGCGGATCAAATTCAAAACAAGGCTCCCTGTCAATCTAGGACAGGTCTACGCCTCAAATCTAAATCTGTCCAAGAGAAGAGATGATCAATATTTTATTGCTGTCGATCAGGATGTTGTGATTGAAAGCAAAAATTGGCTGACCTACATCCTAAGGGTGTTTAAAAATACTCCGAATATCGGTTTACTCAGTATTCATGCCGGGTTTCCGCCCCGAAATATGCCTCCGACTACCCCAGTCATCAAAAATGATTTGGTTTATCTGGAATTAACCAAGAACAGGTCTGATTATTCGCAGGATTATATGCCCGGTAGCATCCTGGCCTTGAGCCCTGATCTTATCTCTAAAATTGGCTTTTGGAGTGAAGAAAATAATTTTGGCAGCAGGGAGTTGTTTCTAAGGGCTAATCATTTTACAGCGTTTAAAACAGGAATTCTGATGAACGTGAACATTTCTATCCCGCAACAAATAGTTTGCGGCAAATGTCCCGGTCAATCCTTCTGCCGTCTGTCAAAAAACGGAGAGACCAAAACCGGAGAAACCTGTTTTACCATCTACGAGAAATTAAACCAGAATAAATTATTCCGAGAACAATACCACTGGAAATTTGACGAAACAGTTAAGGATCTGCAGAGCGGTGCCCGTTCCCCATACTGCACTTCATTATTCAGTTGTAACTCCACTGCGGAGGAAACCTACAATCTTGACTGGGCAACCGAAAACTTTCAATTCTATGCATCCAAAGCCAACTGA
- a CDS encoding DegT/DnrJ/EryC1/StrS family aminotransferase produces the protein MINNDGFSEPVYVTEPLLPDLAETYSMLEIIWQSRQLSNNGKMVQELERKLAAFLGTRYLSVFANGTNALQIACKTLDLSGEVITTPFTFAATANALAWNHLTPVFCDIEEATFNIDADRIESLITNKTTAILPVHVFGHPCEVEKIDRIAARHNLKVLYDGAHAFGVKIKDKPVGSYGDITMFSFHATKIFHTVEGGALIFRDQDLQQKAKCLRNFGLKEDYSVDEPGINGKLNELQAAVGILLLKEVEAEIAQRKYLTNLYRQVLADVPGITVSQEAEEITANYPYFVIRVDPTAYGISRDELYSRLLSFNIFCRKYFYPLCSNFKCFKGLPSSSADNLPTANKVAESVLALPLHGRMSASDVQKIGGIIREIKIKNKKQINEIFN, from the coding sequence ATGATAAACAATGATGGTTTTTCTGAACCGGTCTATGTTACCGAACCTTTGCTGCCAGACTTGGCGGAGACTTACAGCATGCTCGAAATAATATGGCAAAGCAGGCAGCTCAGCAATAACGGAAAGATGGTCCAAGAACTGGAAAGAAAACTGGCTGCTTTCCTGGGCACCCGATATTTATCGGTTTTTGCAAATGGCACGAATGCCTTGCAAATTGCATGCAAAACCCTGGATCTGTCCGGGGAAGTCATCACCACCCCGTTTACCTTTGCCGCTACGGCCAACGCGCTGGCCTGGAATCATCTTACGCCGGTCTTCTGCGACATTGAAGAAGCCACGTTCAATATTGATGCCGACCGTATCGAGTCCCTGATTACGAATAAAACCACTGCCATCCTGCCGGTACACGTTTTCGGCCATCCGTGCGAGGTCGAAAAGATTGACCGGATTGCAGCAAGGCATAACCTGAAAGTACTTTATGACGGGGCCCACGCTTTTGGTGTGAAAATAAAGGATAAACCGGTCGGCTCCTATGGAGATATCACCATGTTCAGCTTTCATGCCACCAAAATCTTTCACACCGTCGAAGGCGGTGCACTTATCTTTCGGGATCAGGACCTCCAGCAGAAAGCCAAGTGTTTGAGAAATTTTGGTCTAAAAGAAGACTACAGTGTGGACGAACCGGGTATAAACGGCAAACTGAACGAATTGCAGGCTGCTGTCGGCATTTTGCTCTTAAAAGAAGTGGAAGCTGAAATAGCCCAAAGGAAATATCTTACCAACCTGTACCGGCAAGTGCTGGCTGATGTCCCTGGGATAACCGTCTCCCAGGAGGCTGAAGAAATTACAGCCAATTATCCGTATTTTGTTATCCGGGTTGATCCGACCGCATACGGTATCTCCCGGGACGAGCTCTATAGCCGATTGTTAAGCTTCAATATTTTTTGCCGAAAATATTTTTACCCGCTCTGCAGCAATTTTAAGTGTTTTAAAGGTCTTCCTTCCTCCTCCGCAGACAATCTACCCACAGCCAACAAAGTCGCAGAAAGTGTTCTGGCTCTGCCGCTTCACGGCAGAATGTCAGCGTCCGACGTTCAAAAAATAGGCGGCATCATCAGGGAAATAAAAATTAAAAATAAAAAGCAAATCAACGAAATTTTCAATTGA
- a CDS encoding acetyltransferase — MAIKDLIIFGAGGFGREATELVEDINTEKKQWNLLGYIDQTPAKQGKVINDYPVLGNLDWLEKNTGHPLWIVCAIARPTDKYRLIASLSCFQLYFANLIHPAARISHSVQLGCGNIICWNSFLSTDVRIGSHVALNPGCRIGHDTAVRDYSSLYWDVTLAGNVQVHEGCEIGSKTVVIPEKEIGRWSIIGAGAAVTRNIPEYCTAVGVPARPVKHLKELVETHSPKGLMI, encoded by the coding sequence TTGGCTATAAAAGATCTCATCATTTTTGGAGCCGGCGGCTTTGGCCGGGAAGCTACCGAGCTCGTTGAAGATATCAATACAGAAAAAAAGCAGTGGAACCTGTTGGGCTATATCGACCAAACTCCGGCCAAACAAGGAAAGGTTATTAATGACTATCCTGTTCTGGGCAACCTGGACTGGCTCGAAAAAAACACAGGGCACCCTCTCTGGATTGTATGTGCGATCGCGAGACCGACGGATAAATACCGTCTGATCGCCAGCCTGTCCTGTTTTCAGCTATATTTTGCCAACCTGATTCATCCCGCTGCCCGAATAAGCCACTCCGTTCAATTGGGCTGCGGCAATATCATCTGCTGGAACAGTTTTCTGTCGACGGATGTCAGGATAGGTAGTCACGTAGCCTTAAATCCGGGCTGCAGGATTGGCCACGATACGGCTGTCCGGGATTACTCCTCTTTATACTGGGACGTCACCCTGGCCGGAAACGTGCAGGTCCATGAAGGTTGTGAAATCGGTTCCAAAACTGTGGTGATCCCCGAAAAAGAGATTGGCAGGTGGAGCATCATCGGGGCTGGTGCTGCCGTCACTCGCAACATCCCGGAATACTGCACGGCCGTCGGTGTCCCTGCCCGACCGGTTAAACATTTAAAAGAATTGGTTGAAACCCATTCCCCTAAAGGACTGATGATATGA
- a CDS encoding glycosyltransferase family 2 protein translates to MKELSSILIKTAIQLVLEAINQAQASALQKRVSPFPVQEAADTPTAEISQQAVPKNIDWEELDDATILQQILDPGILEEIIEPSVQNPTDSTSPPPFISYVTFNRLGLTMQNLNKILDSDEDFEMHIIDCNSKDDTWNYIKSLQDKRIKSKTRLKVNRGPIYVLNYNLRKRKPNQYFFTIDSDVYIKTKNWLTRYMEIFEAFPEVGLLGTMRDNPYPRFLPPVIPQVKNDLSYLQLRNAGIDVIMDFIPGCLQGLRPELIDRIGYWNEECGYGDAELSPRIVHYTPFKVGFVTTVEIDMTQFIGCDKCQAQSLCTLNRSIKTCFMLAKQANSNESFAKKAKWKYLEIFQELADGKRTAYCTSLLDPASREGNLYHDAWALENFEYYLRRSN, encoded by the coding sequence ATGAAGGAACTTTCTTCTATTTTGATCAAAACTGCGATACAGCTTGTTCTTGAAGCCATTAATCAGGCTCAAGCCTCTGCCCTGCAAAAACGCGTCAGCCCCTTCCCTGTTCAGGAAGCCGCTGACACCCCTACTGCGGAAATTTCTCAACAAGCGGTTCCAAAAAACATTGACTGGGAAGAATTAGACGACGCCACCATCCTTCAACAGATTCTAGATCCTGGGATCCTGGAAGAAATCATTGAACCTTCTGTACAGAACCCGACAGACAGCACCTCCCCTCCTCCTTTTATCAGCTATGTTACCTTCAACCGTCTCGGGCTTACCATGCAGAACCTAAACAAGATTTTGGATTCAGACGAAGATTTTGAAATGCATATCATCGACTGCAACTCCAAAGATGATACCTGGAATTATATCAAAAGCCTTCAGGACAAAAGAATTAAATCCAAAACACGCTTGAAGGTTAACCGGGGGCCGATCTATGTCCTGAACTACAACCTCAGAAAGAGAAAGCCCAACCAGTATTTCTTCACGATTGACAGCGATGTCTATATCAAGACCAAAAACTGGCTGACCAGGTATATGGAAATATTTGAAGCTTTTCCGGAAGTGGGTCTCTTAGGAACCATGCGGGATAACCCTTATCCGAGATTTCTCCCTCCCGTCATTCCTCAGGTCAAGAATGATCTATCCTATCTTCAGCTGAGAAATGCCGGCATTGATGTAATCATGGATTTTATTCCGGGATGTCTTCAGGGGTTACGGCCTGAGCTCATTGACCGGATCGGTTATTGGAATGAGGAATGCGGGTATGGCGATGCTGAATTATCACCAAGGATTGTGCATTATACTCCTTTCAAAGTCGGCTTTGTCACGACCGTGGAAATTGATATGACCCAGTTCATCGGCTGTGACAAGTGTCAGGCCCAAAGCCTCTGCACGCTGAACAGAAGCATAAAAACCTGCTTTATGCTGGCCAAGCAAGCCAACAGTAACGAAAGCTTTGCCAAAAAGGCCAAATGGAAATACCTCGAAATATTTCAAGAGCTAGCCGATGGAAAAAGAACAGCCTATTGCACTTCACTTTTGGACCCTGCATCCCGGGAAGGGAATTTGTACCATGATGCCTGGGCACTCGAGAATTTTGAATATTATTTGAGAAGATCGAACTGA